From the genome of Bordetella sp. H567, one region includes:
- the hemL gene encoding glutamate-1-semialdehyde 2,1-aminomutase, whose protein sequence is MSSNAELFERASRSIPGGVNSPVRAFRSVGGTPRFIARGQGPYVWDAEGTRYVDYIGSWGPAILGHAHPDVVRAVQEAATNGLSFGAPTQAEITLAETLIARVPSMEQVRLVSSGTEATMTAIRLARGATARNKIVKFEGCYHGHADSLLVKAGSGLLTFGNPTSAGVPAEFVEHTLVLDYNDLEAVRAAFMQYGHDIACVIVEPVAGNMNLVRPRPGFLEGLRELCTQHGALLIFDEVMTGFRVGPQGVQGLTGIKPDLTTLAKVIGGGMPVGAFGGSREIMRHIAPLGAVYQAGTLSGNPVAVAAGLETLRLIGQPGFYDALAATTRKLADGLCERAQAAGVPFSADAIGGMFGIYFSEKIPTTLAEVSACDIEAFKRFFHAMLERGVHFAPSAFEAGFVSAAHDDAALRHTLDAAEQVFASMKG, encoded by the coding sequence ATGTCCAGCAACGCCGAACTTTTCGAACGAGCGAGCCGCAGCATCCCCGGCGGCGTCAATTCTCCCGTGCGGGCCTTCCGGTCGGTGGGCGGAACGCCGCGCTTCATCGCGCGCGGCCAAGGCCCCTATGTGTGGGATGCGGAAGGCACGCGCTATGTCGATTACATCGGTTCCTGGGGGCCTGCCATCCTCGGCCATGCGCACCCGGACGTCGTGCGCGCGGTGCAGGAAGCGGCCACCAACGGCCTGTCCTTCGGCGCGCCCACGCAAGCCGAAATCACGCTGGCCGAAACCTTGATCGCGCGCGTGCCGTCGATGGAGCAAGTGCGGCTGGTCAGCTCCGGCACGGAGGCGACCATGACGGCCATCCGTCTGGCGCGCGGCGCGACCGCGCGCAACAAGATCGTCAAGTTCGAAGGCTGCTACCACGGCCATGCCGACAGCCTGCTGGTCAAGGCCGGGTCGGGGCTGCTGACCTTCGGCAATCCCACGTCGGCCGGCGTGCCGGCCGAATTCGTCGAGCATACGCTGGTACTGGACTATAACGACCTGGAGGCGGTGCGCGCCGCCTTCATGCAATACGGCCACGACATCGCGTGCGTGATCGTCGAACCGGTCGCCGGCAATATGAACCTGGTCCGGCCGCGGCCCGGCTTCCTGGAAGGTCTGCGTGAACTTTGCACGCAGCATGGCGCGCTGCTGATCTTCGACGAAGTCATGACGGGATTCCGGGTCGGGCCGCAGGGCGTACAGGGCCTGACGGGCATCAAGCCGGACCTGACCACGCTGGCCAAGGTGATAGGCGGCGGCATGCCGGTGGGCGCCTTCGGCGGCAGCCGCGAGATCATGCGGCATATCGCGCCGCTGGGTGCGGTGTACCAGGCCGGCACGCTGTCCGGCAACCCGGTGGCCGTGGCGGCGGGGCTGGAAACGCTGCGCCTGATCGGCCAGCCTGGCTTCTACGACGCGCTGGCCGCCACGACGCGCAAGCTGGCCGATGGCCTGTGCGAGCGCGCGCAGGCAGCGGGCGTGCCCTTCAGCGCCGATGCGATCGGCGGCATGTTCGGCATCTACTTCAGCGAAAAAATCCCCACGACGCTGGCGGAAGTCTCGGCCTGCGACATCGAAGCCTTCAAGCGCTTCTTCCACGCCATGCTGGAGCGCGGCGTGCATTTCGCGCCGTCGGCCTTCGAGGCCGGTTTCGTGTCGGCCGCGCATGACGACGCAGCGCTGCGCCACACCCTGGATGCGGCGGAGCAGGTATTCGCGTCGATGAAGGGCTGA
- the thiE gene encoding thiamine phosphate synthase, giving the protein MTSLRFPRGLYGVTPEWDDTDRLLRAVKQAAAGGMRSLQLRRKDVPAETRRKQAVALAAACRELGVVFLVNDHWELALEIGADGVHLGRDDGDVAQVRASAPDLIIGASCYDDIGRARAMLEAGADYIAFGAVFPSPTKPAAVRAPLPLFTQALELAQSRPAPRPAVVAIGGITPANAPLVAQAGADAIAVITGLFEAPSVGLAAAECARPFLPPRRDPAD; this is encoded by the coding sequence ATGACATCGCTGCGTTTTCCGCGTGGCCTGTACGGCGTGACACCCGAATGGGACGACACGGACAGGCTGCTGCGCGCGGTGAAGCAAGCCGCCGCCGGCGGCATGCGCTCGCTGCAGCTGCGGCGCAAGGACGTGCCGGCGGAAACCCGGCGCAAACAGGCGGTCGCATTGGCCGCCGCCTGCCGCGAATTGGGTGTGGTGTTCCTGGTCAACGACCATTGGGAACTGGCCCTGGAAATCGGCGCGGACGGCGTGCACCTGGGCCGCGACGACGGCGACGTGGCGCAGGTACGGGCGAGCGCTCCGGACCTGATCATCGGCGCTTCCTGCTACGACGATATCGGCCGCGCCCGCGCCATGCTGGAAGCAGGGGCCGACTACATTGCCTTCGGTGCGGTGTTTCCGTCGCCGACCAAGCCCGCGGCGGTGCGCGCGCCGCTGCCGCTGTTCACGCAAGCCCTGGAACTGGCGCAGTCGCGGCCGGCCCCGCGGCCCGCAGTGGTTGCCATCGGCGGCATCACGCCGGCCAATGCGCCCCTGGTGGCGCAGGCCGGCGCCGACGCGATCGCGGTGATCACGGGGCTGTTCGAGGCACCCAGTGTCGGCCTGGCGGCCGCCGAATGCGCGCGCCCCTTCCTGCCTCCGCGGCGGGACCCGGCCGACTGA
- the thiD gene encoding bifunctional hydroxymethylpyrimidine kinase/phosphomethylpyrimidine kinase, which translates to MNFPTPPIVLIFGPFDPTGSDGLPADAVTCARLGCHGLAAVTALTVQDTAAVEDVQAIAPELLDDQARCLLEDMPVQAIKVGGLYTAEAASAVAQVAADYSHVPLVLHLGQRGQLPEDAAEQEDADDLLAATLELVLPQADVVVVEHARLAQWLADGTMDIGEASSPAHAMQGAGAKWVLVLGSPLRPGHYANMLVGPNGATSNSPWQAPPERSSDSGGMLATALTAYLAHGLAVPEAVERALAHADAGIAASFLPGMGRRVANRMPAP; encoded by the coding sequence GTGAATTTTCCCACTCCCCCCATCGTACTGATCTTCGGTCCCTTCGATCCCACCGGGTCCGACGGGCTGCCTGCCGACGCCGTTACCTGCGCCAGACTGGGCTGTCACGGGCTGGCCGCCGTCACCGCCCTGACGGTGCAGGATACCGCCGCCGTGGAGGACGTCCAGGCTATCGCCCCGGAATTGCTGGACGACCAGGCCCGCTGCCTGCTCGAGGACATGCCGGTGCAGGCCATCAAGGTAGGCGGCCTGTATACCGCCGAGGCCGCCAGCGCCGTAGCGCAGGTCGCGGCGGACTACAGCCACGTGCCGCTGGTCCTGCATCTGGGACAGCGCGGACAACTGCCCGAGGACGCGGCCGAACAGGAAGATGCCGACGACCTGCTGGCGGCCACGCTCGAACTGGTGCTGCCCCAGGCGGATGTCGTCGTGGTAGAGCATGCCCGGCTGGCGCAATGGCTGGCAGACGGCACCATGGATATCGGCGAAGCGTCGTCGCCCGCCCATGCGATGCAGGGCGCCGGCGCGAAATGGGTGCTGGTGCTGGGCAGCCCGCTGCGGCCAGGCCACTATGCGAACATGCTGGTGGGCCCCAACGGCGCTACCAGCAATTCGCCTTGGCAGGCCCCACCGGAACGCAGCAGCGACAGCGGCGGCATGCTGGCGACGGCCCTGACCGCCTACCTGGCGCACGGTCTGGCCGTGCCGGAGGCCGTGGAACGCGCGCTGGCGCATGCGGACGCGGGCATCGCAGCAAGTTTCCTGCCCGGCATGGGGCGGCGGGTGGCCAACCGGATGCCGGCGCCATGA
- a CDS encoding rubredoxin, with product MRTWMCLICGWVYDEEAGLPEEGIAPGTRWEDVPPNWVCPECGARKEDFELMEI from the coding sequence ATGCGAACTTGGATGTGTCTGATCTGTGGCTGGGTCTATGACGAAGAAGCTGGTCTGCCGGAAGAAGGCATCGCACCCGGCACCCGCTGGGAAGATGTGCCACCCAACTGGGTTTGCCCGGAATGCGGCGCCCGCAAGGAAGATTTCGAGCTGATGGAGATCTGA
- a CDS encoding YqgE/AlgH family protein, translating to MSDNDNKPDGDDTPGVDFSNQFLVAMPNMVEGSLAGAVIYICEHTAKGALGLVINRPTDLTLGTLFERIDLNLEIAPVKETPVFFGGPVQTDRGFVLHAPPGDYTSSIKLGGLALTTSRDVLQAVADGNGPARMLVTLGYAGWGAGQLESEMARNAWLSVSADPDIIFDVPPEDRYPAALKLLGIDPVMLAGDAGHA from the coding sequence ATGAGCGACAACGACAACAAGCCTGACGGTGACGACACGCCGGGGGTCGATTTTTCCAATCAGTTCCTGGTCGCTATGCCCAACATGGTCGAAGGCAGTCTGGCAGGGGCGGTGATTTATATCTGCGAGCACACCGCCAAGGGTGCGCTGGGCCTGGTCATCAACCGGCCCACGGACCTGACGCTGGGCACCCTGTTCGAACGCATCGATTTGAACCTGGAAATCGCACCGGTCAAGGAAACCCCGGTGTTCTTCGGCGGCCCGGTACAGACGGACCGCGGCTTCGTCCTGCATGCGCCACCCGGCGACTACACGTCCAGCATCAAGCTCGGCGGCCTGGCGCTGACCACGTCGCGCGATGTGCTGCAAGCGGTGGCCGACGGCAACGGCCCTGCACGCATGCTGGTCACCCTGGGCTACGCCGGATGGGGCGCGGGGCAGCTGGAGAGCGAAATGGCGCGCAACGCGTGGCTCAGCGTGTCGGCGGACCCGGACATCATCTTCGACGTACCGCCGGAAGACCGTTATCCCGCCGCCCTGAAGCTGCTGGGTATCGACCCGGTCATGCTGGCCGGGGATGCGGGCCATGCCTGA
- the ruvX gene encoding Holliday junction resolvase RuvX, protein MPEETLLAFDFGTKKIGIAIGNTLTRQATPMEIIHSEIRDVRFGRIAALLQEWQPQRLVVGLALNADGGEQEATGRCRRFANQLHGRFGLPVVLVDERGSSMQAQALLGTNAPDDAVAAAVILQRYLDALPA, encoded by the coding sequence ATGCCTGAGGAAACGCTGCTGGCCTTCGACTTCGGCACCAAGAAGATCGGCATCGCCATCGGCAACACCCTGACGCGGCAGGCCACGCCGATGGAAATCATCCACAGCGAGATCCGCGATGTGCGCTTCGGCCGCATCGCGGCCTTGTTGCAGGAATGGCAGCCGCAGCGCCTGGTCGTGGGCCTGGCGCTGAACGCGGACGGCGGCGAACAGGAAGCCACCGGGCGCTGCCGCCGCTTCGCCAACCAGCTGCATGGGCGCTTCGGACTGCCTGTGGTGCTGGTGGACGAGCGAGGATCCAGCATGCAGGCCCAGGCGCTGCTGGGCACCAACGCGCCGGATGACGCGGTGGCCGCGGCCGTGATCCTGCAGCGCTACCTGGACGCCTTGCCGGCGTAG
- a CDS encoding lysophospholipid acyltransferase family protein, protein MRILRFLPRAIIVALTVLAGLVLVGTVYPIVGARGRDLLNRTWSRCLLRVCGVRLAVRGQPLMQGAVLVVANHVSWLDIFVINAVRPTAFVAKSEIRRWPIVGWLVAGAGTLFLQRDHRHAVHTVGEAMKARFTTQESVGLFPEGTTTEGFSLLPFHGSLFEPARQAGVPIQPVALRFLRHGRRDAYAAFVGEETLVGNLWRVLGARGLAVEAIYLPPLPVQAAQTRLQMAAHARSVIERGLAGEPPSPGR, encoded by the coding sequence GTGCGCATCCTGCGCTTTCTGCCGCGCGCGATCATCGTGGCGCTGACGGTCCTGGCGGGGCTGGTGCTGGTGGGTACCGTGTATCCGATCGTGGGCGCGCGTGGGCGCGACCTGCTCAACCGTACGTGGTCCCGCTGCCTGCTGCGCGTGTGCGGCGTGCGGCTGGCCGTGCGCGGGCAGCCGCTGATGCAGGGCGCCGTGCTGGTCGTCGCCAACCATGTTTCGTGGCTGGACATTTTCGTGATCAACGCCGTGCGGCCCACCGCCTTCGTGGCCAAAAGCGAAATCCGCCGCTGGCCCATCGTGGGGTGGCTGGTGGCTGGCGCGGGCACGCTGTTCCTGCAGCGTGACCATCGCCATGCCGTGCACACGGTGGGCGAGGCCATGAAGGCCCGCTTCACCACCCAGGAGTCAGTGGGGCTGTTTCCTGAAGGGACGACCACCGAAGGCTTTTCGCTGCTGCCGTTTCATGGCAGCCTGTTCGAGCCGGCGCGCCAGGCGGGCGTGCCCATCCAACCGGTGGCCCTGCGCTTCCTGCGGCACGGCAGGCGCGATGCCTACGCCGCCTTCGTGGGCGAGGAAACCCTGGTGGGCAACCTGTGGCGCGTACTCGGTGCGCGCGGGTTGGCGGTGGAAGCCATTTACCTGCCACCCTTGCCGGTGCAGGCGGCACAGACCCGCCTGCAGATGGCCGCCCACGCGCGGTCCGTCATCGAGCGCGGGCTGGCGGGCGAACCGCCCTCGCCGGGCCGCTGA
- a CDS encoding symmetrical bis(5'-nucleosyl)-tetraphosphatase, protein MTASIWMIGDLQGCCEPLERLLAHPELVGEPDSRFWFAGDLVNRGPHSLATLRRVMALEDRAVAVLGNHDLHLLAAAAGVRRPTKSDTIQEVLDAPDAAQLIDWLRRRPLAHFEQGHLLVHAGALAKWDVAKTLSLAGEIQDVLRGPNWQRALQKMYGNQPVAWTDDMHGGKRLRVIINALTRMRLCTPNGHMEFDTKVAPGAWPAGLIPWYDVPNRKTRDVTVVFGHWSTLGLLLRKDVICLDTGCVWGGMLTALRLHDRKLVQVNCGKGLDPRSE, encoded by the coding sequence ATGACTGCAAGCATTTGGATGATCGGAGACCTGCAAGGCTGCTGCGAGCCGCTGGAACGGCTGCTCGCGCATCCCGAACTCGTGGGTGAACCCGATTCGCGCTTCTGGTTCGCGGGCGACCTGGTCAACCGCGGGCCGCACTCGCTGGCCACGCTGCGGCGCGTCATGGCGCTGGAAGACCGCGCCGTGGCCGTCCTGGGCAATCACGACCTGCACCTGCTGGCCGCGGCCGCCGGGGTCCGGCGCCCGACCAAATCCGACACCATCCAGGAAGTCCTGGATGCGCCGGATGCCGCCCAGCTGATCGACTGGCTGCGCCGCCGCCCGTTGGCGCATTTCGAGCAGGGACATCTGCTGGTGCATGCCGGCGCGCTGGCGAAATGGGACGTGGCGAAAACGCTATCCCTGGCCGGAGAAATCCAGGATGTGTTGCGCGGCCCGAACTGGCAGCGGGCGCTGCAAAAGATGTACGGCAACCAGCCCGTCGCATGGACCGACGACATGCATGGCGGCAAGCGCCTGCGGGTCATCATCAATGCGCTGACGCGCATGCGCCTGTGCACCCCCAATGGGCACATGGAGTTCGACACCAAGGTCGCCCCCGGCGCCTGGCCCGCGGGCCTGATTCCCTGGTACGACGTGCCAAACCGGAAAACGCGCGACGTGACGGTCGTCTTCGGCCACTGGTCCACGCTGGGACTGCTGCTGCGCAAGGATGTGATCTGCCTGGATACCGGCTGCGTATGGGGGGGCATGCTGACGGCCCTGCGGCTGCACGACCGCAAACTGGTCCAGGTGAACTGCGGCAAGGGCCTGGACCCGCGCTCGGAATAA
- the lptG gene encoding LPS export ABC transporter permease LptG, with product MRTARRYLAREIYRSCTVVLLALLGLFTFFALVDDLDSVGSKFTIFALFYLQALAMPTRLYDLLPIGLLIGAILALAGLAQRNELVILRVSGVSGLKLLGMLWVVTIPVMIGATVLSEWVTPMAEIKSSEANLLYRGSAGGSRLESGYWFKEPTRDGGSRTINIANLKADGEVEGITLYEFRKDLELIALSKAEMGRFADGKLIMYNVVENRIAHDAVQALDNAKPPTEPVIQVIKIPQRELVTTLTPGRLLARVLTPERMSLVTLLDYIDYLRHNQLQADRQIVAVWRKVVYPFTLLIMMTIAAPVAFMQTRRGGVGAKVFIGILVGVGFFMVNQLALNVGMLSHWPPWVTAIVPNVGALLIALGALTLMEYRHTVTRVMDQRWPWRRSPV from the coding sequence ATGCGCACTGCCCGCCGATACCTGGCCCGAGAAATCTACCGCTCCTGCACCGTGGTGCTGCTGGCCCTGCTCGGCTTGTTCACGTTCTTCGCCCTGGTGGACGATCTGGACAGCGTCGGCAGCAAGTTCACGATCTTCGCGCTGTTCTACCTGCAGGCGCTGGCCATGCCGACGCGCCTCTACGACCTGCTGCCCATCGGCCTGCTGATCGGAGCCATCCTGGCGCTGGCGGGACTCGCGCAGCGCAATGAGCTCGTCATCCTGCGCGTGTCGGGCGTCAGCGGCCTGAAGCTGCTGGGCATGCTCTGGGTGGTCACCATACCGGTCATGATAGGGGCCACGGTGCTGTCGGAATGGGTCACGCCCATGGCGGAAATCAAAAGCAGCGAAGCCAATTTGCTGTACCGCGGCAGCGCGGGCGGCAGCCGGCTGGAAAGCGGCTATTGGTTCAAGGAACCCACGCGCGACGGCGGCTCGCGCACGATCAATATCGCCAACCTGAAGGCCGACGGCGAAGTCGAGGGCATTACCCTGTACGAGTTCCGCAAGGACCTGGAGTTGATCGCCTTGTCCAAGGCCGAGATGGGGCGTTTCGCCGACGGCAAGCTGATCATGTACAACGTCGTCGAAAACCGCATTGCCCATGACGCGGTGCAGGCGCTGGACAACGCCAAGCCGCCGACGGAGCCGGTCATCCAGGTCATCAAGATCCCGCAGCGCGAGCTGGTCACCACGCTGACGCCCGGGCGCTTGCTGGCGCGGGTGCTGACGCCGGAACGCATGTCCCTGGTCACGCTGCTGGACTACATCGACTACCTGCGGCACAACCAGCTGCAGGCCGATCGCCAGATCGTCGCGGTCTGGCGCAAGGTGGTCTATCCCTTCACGCTGCTGATCATGATGACCATCGCCGCGCCCGTGGCGTTCATGCAGACCCGCCGCGGCGGTGTCGGCGCCAAGGTCTTCATCGGCATCCTGGTCGGCGTGGGCTTCTTCATGGTGAACCAGCTGGCCTTGAACGTCGGCATGTTGAGCCACTGGCCGCCCTGGGTGACGGCCATCGTGCCGAATGTGGGCGCGCTGCTGATCGCCCTGGGGGCGCTGACGTTGATGGAATACCGCCACACCGTCACGCGCGTAATGGATCAACGCTGGCCTTGGCGCCGCTCACCGGTATGA
- the mtgA gene encoding monofunctional biosynthetic peptidoglycan transglycosylase, with translation MATRRGSTGRISWFRLISAGVMLLLCAAILYQLWLFCMVVWYAHRNPGSSSVMRQEMAQLHETDPKARLRYEWVDYDRISNTLKRAVIASEDANFIDHDGVEWDAMRKAWEYNQEQAELGRARIRGGSTITQQVAKNLFLSGSRTYLRKGQELILAYMIEWVMPKRRILEIYLNIAEWGVGVFGAQAAAEHYYGTSAARLNAAQAARLAAMLPNPRYYDKRGVTTYLGRRTAVLLRRMQQADIP, from the coding sequence ATGGCGACGCGCCGCGGTTCGACCGGCAGGATTTCATGGTTCCGGCTGATTTCAGCCGGGGTGATGCTGCTGCTGTGCGCGGCGATCCTGTACCAGTTGTGGCTGTTCTGCATGGTGGTCTGGTATGCCCACCGCAATCCCGGCAGCAGTTCCGTCATGCGTCAGGAAATGGCGCAGCTGCATGAAACCGACCCCAAGGCGCGGCTGCGCTACGAATGGGTGGACTACGACCGGATCAGCAATACGTTGAAACGCGCGGTGATCGCTTCCGAGGATGCGAACTTCATCGACCACGACGGCGTTGAATGGGACGCCATGCGCAAGGCATGGGAATACAACCAGGAACAGGCCGAACTGGGCCGTGCCCGCATACGCGGCGGCTCGACCATCACGCAGCAGGTGGCGAAGAACCTTTTCCTTTCCGGATCGCGCACCTATTTGCGCAAGGGGCAGGAACTGATCCTGGCCTACATGATCGAATGGGTCATGCCCAAGCGGCGCATCCTTGAGATCTATCTGAATATCGCCGAGTGGGGGGTGGGTGTGTTTGGCGCCCAGGCCGCCGCCGAACATTACTACGGCACCAGCGCCGCGCGCTTGAACGCCGCCCAGGCCGCGCGCCTGGCGGCGATGCTGCCCAATCCCCGCTACTACGACAAGCGCGGGGTCACGACGTACCTGGGCCGCCGCACCGCCGTCCTGCTGCGGCGCATGCAACAGGCCGATATCCCCTAG
- the aroE gene encoding shikimate dehydrogenase yields MTAMSSSHATPGADTPVPGRYAVIGNPVAHSRSPRIHALFGEQTGIVLEYGLLPAPPDGFAAAVRGFFDSQGRGLNVTVPFKEQAWSLAAPHLSDRARLAGAVNTLWMRDGVLHGCNTDGVGLVADLRRLGAELAGARVLMAGAGGAARGVLQPLAEAGCARIHIVNRTPERAHALAAEWLRATGAASPAVSAGGLSEAHKGGPWDVVINATASSLGDAAPDLPAGLYADGALAYDMMYGAQPTPFMRQAEADGAAATADGLGMLVGQAAESFFIWHGVRPDAEPVLAALRRELAAAAPR; encoded by the coding sequence ATGACCGCCATGTCCTCCTCCCACGCGACGCCCGGCGCGGACACGCCGGTGCCGGGGCGCTATGCCGTCATCGGCAACCCCGTGGCCCACAGCCGCTCGCCGCGTATCCACGCCTTGTTCGGCGAACAGACCGGCATCGTCCTGGAATACGGGCTGCTTCCCGCGCCGCCGGATGGTTTCGCGGCCGCCGTGCGCGGTTTCTTCGACAGCCAGGGGCGCGGCCTGAACGTGACCGTGCCGTTCAAAGAGCAAGCGTGGTCGCTGGCCGCGCCGCACCTGAGCGATCGCGCCCGCCTGGCCGGGGCGGTCAATACATTGTGGATGCGCGACGGCGTCCTGCACGGCTGCAATACCGACGGCGTCGGCCTGGTGGCCGACCTGCGCCGCCTGGGGGCGGAACTGGCGGGTGCCCGCGTGCTGATGGCGGGCGCGGGCGGCGCCGCGCGCGGCGTGCTGCAACCGCTGGCCGAGGCGGGCTGCGCCCGCATCCACATCGTCAACCGCACGCCCGAACGCGCCCATGCGCTGGCCGCCGAATGGCTGCGCGCCACCGGCGCGGCCTCGCCTGCCGTCAGCGCGGGCGGCCTGAGCGAGGCGCACAAGGGCGGCCCCTGGGACGTGGTCATCAACGCCACGGCCAGCAGCCTGGGCGACGCCGCGCCGGACCTGCCCGCCGGCCTGTACGCCGACGGTGCGCTGGCCTACGACATGATGTACGGCGCGCAACCCACGCCGTTCATGCGACAGGCCGAGGCCGACGGCGCCGCCGCCACCGCCGATGGCCTGGGCATGCTGGTCGGCCAGGCGGCGGAAAGCTTCTTCATCTGGCATGGCGTGCGGCCCGATGCCGAGCCGGTCCTGGCCGCGCTGCGGCGCGAGCTGGCGGCGGCCGCGCCACGGTAA
- a CDS encoding energy transducer TonB: MGAPAQHHLWLALAISLIVHGAVLAVRFAPSRAPRPPAQSLEVILVNAKTDNAPAKPEAQAQANVEGGGDAEKGMAQSPLPQSGDAPSAVVLEAMRKRQASLEEAQQRLLSQLQASTQVSPPHQSGESVPDANTPGREDQDQDSVLQNAQVAALAARVQAYNKRPRRTFVAPSAQASRYAQYLDAWRSRVEAVGTQNYPDEARGKLYGTLRMTVYVRADGSVADVEIDTPSKYPVLNQAARRIVQLAAPFAPFPPDIARDTDILAITRTWNFVNDTLETRAP, translated from the coding sequence ATGGGCGCGCCCGCGCAACACCACCTGTGGCTGGCCCTGGCGATCTCGCTGATCGTCCACGGGGCCGTCCTGGCGGTGCGATTCGCGCCGTCCCGTGCGCCGCGGCCGCCGGCGCAATCCCTGGAAGTCATCCTGGTCAACGCCAAGACCGACAACGCCCCCGCCAAGCCGGAAGCCCAGGCTCAGGCCAACGTGGAAGGCGGCGGGGACGCGGAAAAAGGCATGGCGCAATCCCCCCTGCCCCAATCCGGCGACGCGCCCAGCGCGGTGGTCCTGGAAGCCATGCGCAAGCGGCAGGCATCGCTGGAGGAAGCCCAGCAGCGCCTGCTGTCGCAGCTGCAGGCCAGCACCCAGGTTAGCCCGCCGCACCAGTCCGGCGAATCGGTGCCGGATGCCAACACGCCGGGCCGCGAGGACCAGGACCAGGACAGCGTGCTGCAGAATGCCCAGGTCGCGGCGCTGGCCGCGCGGGTACAGGCTTACAACAAACGCCCACGGCGCACCTTCGTCGCGCCGTCGGCACAGGCCTCGCGCTACGCGCAATACCTGGACGCCTGGCGTTCCCGCGTGGAAGCCGTGGGCACGCAGAACTACCCGGACGAGGCGCGCGGCAAGCTCTATGGCACCCTGCGCATGACCGTCTACGTGCGCGCCGACGGCAGCGTCGCCGACGTGGAAATCGACACGCCGTCGAAGTATCCGGTGTTGAACCAGGCCGCGCGCCGCATCGTGCAGCTGGCCGCGCCGTTCGCGCCATTCCCGCCGGATATCGCGCGCGATACCGACATACTGGCGATCACGCGCACCTGGAATTTCGTCAACGACACGCTGGAGACCCGGGCGCCATGA
- a CDS encoding ABC transporter ATP-binding protein, with the protein MIELSVDDLHLDYGDNPVLKGVSMALKQGEVVSLLGPSGSGKTTLLRAVAGLEAPKRGKIAIGERMVYDGAARREVPAEERNLGLVFQSYALWPHKTVFDNVAYPLQLRRTSGAETRQRVHEVLDQLGLGHLAQRHPHQLSGGQQQRVAIGRALVYNPPVILLDEPLSNLDAKLREEARAFLRELIVRLGLSALMVTHDQSEAMAISDRILLLNNGRIEQQGTPQEMYGSPATLFCAEFMGSNNRLNGRVTEIRDGAARLEGQGWALWGKAGAGVQAGQDAIGVIRVEQVRLGDEPQGNHVDMRLMTSMYLGDRWEYVFRPPGEESVTGIALRAYGQENRAPGAHRLALPASQMWIFPRQA; encoded by the coding sequence ATGATTGAACTATCCGTTGACGACCTGCACCTGGACTATGGCGACAATCCCGTCCTGAAGGGTGTATCGATGGCCCTGAAGCAGGGCGAAGTCGTGTCGCTGCTGGGCCCTTCCGGCAGCGGCAAGACCACGCTGCTGCGCGCCGTCGCCGGGTTGGAAGCGCCCAAGCGCGGCAAGATCGCGATCGGCGAGCGCATGGTCTACGACGGCGCCGCGCGGCGCGAAGTGCCGGCGGAGGAACGCAACCTGGGCCTGGTTTTCCAGTCCTACGCGCTGTGGCCGCACAAGACCGTATTCGATAACGTGGCCTATCCGCTGCAGCTGCGTCGCACCTCCGGCGCGGAAACCCGCCAGCGCGTGCACGAGGTGCTGGACCAGCTGGGCCTGGGGCACCTGGCGCAGCGCCATCCGCACCAGTTGTCCGGCGGCCAGCAACAACGCGTGGCCATCGGCCGGGCGCTGGTCTACAACCCGCCGGTGATCCTGCTGGACGAACCGCTCTCCAACCTGGATGCCAAGCTGCGCGAGGAAGCGCGCGCCTTCCTGCGCGAGCTGATCGTGCGCCTGGGGCTGTCGGCGCTGATGGTGACGCACGACCAGAGCGAGGCGATGGCCATCTCCGATCGCATCCTGCTGCTGAACAACGGCCGCATCGAACAGCAGGGAACGCCGCAGGAAATGTATGGCTCGCCCGCCACCCTGTTCTGCGCCGAATTCATGGGCAGCAACAACCGCCTGAACGGCCGGGTCACCGAGATCCGCGACGGCGCCGCCCGGCTGGAAGGCCAGGGGTGGGCGTTGTGGGGCAAGGCCGGCGCCGGCGTGCAGGCCGGGCAGGACGCGATCGGCGTCATCCGCGTGGAACAGGTGCGCCTGGGCGACGAGCCGCAGGGCAACCACGTCGACATGCGCCTGATGACGAGCATGTACCTGGGCGACCGTTGGGAATACGTCTTCCGTCCGCCCGGCGAAGAATCCGTCACCGGGATCGCGCTGCGCGCCTATGGCCAGGAAAACCGCGCCCCGGGTGCCCACCGGCTGGCGTTGCCGGCGTCACAGATGTGGATTTTTCCGCGGCAGGCGTAG